The Argentina anserina chromosome 5, drPotAnse1.1, whole genome shotgun sequence genome includes the window CCCGGTTTGTTCAGAATCACAGTATAATTAGCCAATAAAATGTATCTACAATTTATACCAACATAATACATTCAAACGGGCAGATCACAACAATCTGGAATAATAAAACAGCTAAAAAAGTCTACAAAGTGAGAAcattatttttgtttgatgcatGTGGATTATTGAAAATTATATTATCTAGATGAGGGGGGAGTTTGTTTGAATTTATTACAGTATGAAAAGAATTGAGAAATCAAATGTGTGGTATTGagatctttatttttatttatttattcttatatTTATCTATATTAGTAATTTCGCATCAATACTGATTTGAAAAAATAGTGCTATTTTAGAAAGTAAGAATAGAAGCTAAAAAACATCAAGGAGGGTTATAACTCTAAAAGACAGAATATATTAATATCAACTATTTTAAAACCAGCAACCCACAAAGTcatgaaaattatttttacccttcgtatcaaatacaattacataaaggatatagttttttttagagGAAAGATGATTATCCTTTAATAAGAAACATTACAATTGACTTGACTTTGACGTTTTTCTCTATAACACGTGCGTACCTCGCATGGGCACAAGTCGAGTACTTAAAAAGCCAAGTTGGCCTTATCTCATTCCATAATTTTATCCCCATCATAGTGAACTGTTTCCTCGGCTAGACAATGTGCCACCGTACTGCTGCCTCCTGGAATCTTCCTCCAGTACTGAGGTCAACATCGGAATTATTAATAGCTACAACTACATTCTTGGCATTTGATTCAACCTCTATTATTTTGAAACCATTCATCAACAAAACCTCATACCAAACAGGACGACCAAAACTTTACTTGAATGAGCTGATAACTTTCCGGTAATATTATGAATCGAAGCTCATTTAGGTTTTACATTAGGATCTCTTACAACTGCTCCCAAATATAATATCCCACTTTTATGAATTATAATCACATGCTACATACACATTGAGCTTAAGAAAAATACTTGCTGGCaccctcatttttttttttcacagtAGAAATAGAACTCCTTGGCATCACGTTTCGCCAAAGCCTAGGAGGTATAAGTATTGTTAAATTCcattttagaaaaatattgttaaattttgaggtagagatataagttTTTTCCCTTATTAAGtacgttttttttaaattacaaCCTAATAATTATGTATGTATCTATATGGAGTTTACATGTTTTCTAGCAATTTTTACATAAACCTGTTTGTTAGGTATTCTATCATTCCAAATATCTCTCTCATAGGTTGAATTGGATATTTATATTGATATACATGTTTCTATCTATTAGAGTATTAGGTATCAGTACATTGGAAAAAATATTGAAACCTAGAACAAAGGTCTACCATACGAAAGTTTATGATACGAAAAGAAAGATTTGAAATAacaatatacatacatattgcaTGGATAACGACATACATACCTTGTTGATAGATTCAAAAAACTGAAACGAATAAATGATACAAATACACAACAAGCTAGCTTGAAATTATCTCATATGATTTATAAAAGTTGGACTAGTGTTTGTATTCTGAAACTTTGATATTAGCTAATATAAATAAGTTTTTCTCAAGGAAAATTCGAAATCAAATCTTTTAGCAATTTAttgtaataaaaaattaatagaATGTTTGAATTAGAcatgtaaaatgaaaatttataaataaatgcTAAGATTAAGCAAaccaaaatgataaaaatggtAAAATAGACTTGTATAAAATAATTTGGGTGTAGATTGAAAAATCATTTGAGTGGGTTTAATTTCAAAGGGGTTCTAATATTGGATCTATCTAATTTTctcttatatttatatttgagTCTCTTCAGGTCCTATTGACACAAACTCATCTAGCCATTGTGATGGAGTATGCTGCTGGAGGAGAACTCTATACGAGATTATGCAAAGCTGGTAGATTTTGTGAGGATGAGGTAATAGTGGATAAGGATAACTGAAAGGTGTCGAATTGGGATATGAGATCTCGAATCAGGAAATGAtatacttcattttttcacaTTTACTTTCAGCTGCAGTGTTTTTTACTAGTTCTGCACTCAATCCTAACGAATTACAATTTGCACCAGGCAAGGTTTTTCTTTCAGCAATTAATATTAGGAGTTGGTTACTGTCATTCAATGGTATGCAAAATTTGTCATAGTTTAGATGAAGAGGTGAATTATTACACACATATTTTCCGTATTTGTAGTAAGGCATGATTTATTTGCTGCAGAATGTATGTCATAGAGACCTTAAGCTCGAAAATGCACTATTAGATGACAGCAAAGCACCTCGTGTGAAATTATGCGATTTCGGATCCTCAAAggtacttttttttcttttctgaaatACACTTATCGTTGTCAATGGgattttgaaaaatatttCACTTTGCTGAAGTCGCTACGACATTCTCGGGACAATTCTACTGTGGGAACACCGGCTTATATTGCACCTGAGGTCCTATCTGAAAAACAATATGATGGAGAGGTAAGCCGAAAATTTTATCGTGCCTTCCCATTATACATTAATCGTTACTAGAATGTGCTAATATGGGGGTTCTGCATCTTTTCTAATCTCGAGGAATTTTAGATTGCAGATGTTTGGTCTTGTGGAGTTGCCCTATATGTCATGGTTGTTGGAGCATATCCCTTCGAAGATCCTAAGGAACCTTTGAACTTAAAAAATCAATTTCTGGTGAGTGGCAAAATTAACAACATTTAAATCTCCTGAGTCATAGTGAACATGGAATACGTGTCTTATGGCAGAGATCCCTTAATGTTTGCTACTCAATCCCTGATAACGTACGAGTTTCTGTGGAATGTAAAGACCTGCTCGCTAAGATATTTGTGGCAAACCCGGAAAAGGTAGCATAATTTAAGCTTTCATTTTGGTACTGAGCTTTGCTTGAGCTGCATGATTAATTCGATAGAAGTTTGAACTTTTATGGTGACTTGCTTGCTTCGTTTTCTCATTGTGAACTCCACTCATCTGTTTGCAGAGAATTACTGTTTGCagagaattactatttcaGAAATTAAGAATCATTGTTGGTTCTTAAAAAATTTACCTATTGAAATGAGGGAAGGAGGAAGTTGGGAGAGCAATGATGTAAACCATCCAACGCAAAGCATTGAAGAAATCCAGTCCATAATACAAGAGGCAAAAAAACCTTTCACTGGAAGCATCGGTAAGCATTTCACCGGAAGTAGCAGGCGTGGCtattgatgatgttgatgttgGAAGTCATAAAAATTATGGTATTATTACATGGTCAAATGTGCGCATGCATGCCCTTTGAAAAAGAACTGATGTATGGCTTGCTTGTCGCACTCTTGTTTTGCTCAATTGCTGTAAGGATATGGTTTCGATATTAATTGTAAAACCCTTTGAGGATCTTGCTATCAAAATCTAAATCCATCAGCCGATAAGGTTAAGTATATTGGTAATTGATCGCAgtctctaaaattctaaagtgTGCTACAGATAACATTCTAAGGCGGGTATTTGTTTTCATATACTAAGTTCAGGGTCAGCCATAAATTTAAAGGTGCCCTATGCAGAAATGCTGATTTGCAACATAGTACCTATGAAGTTTAAAGGTGCATGTGAATAATGGTCGGCACACTTAAGTTTTAAACGAATAGTGTAGTACCTTAGGTTGGAGGtctagaaatatatatatgcataggGTCGAAAGAGCAAGCATATAATTCTATATGATATATCCATATACATTATCCTCTAGTTGAAACTTCACTGTCAACAACATCCACTAGCATATATATGTCGATCGTCACTATCACCAAGTCTTCCCACCAGTCTTGATCATTCGTCGTTTAGGAGCACGAGTTAATATGGAGTTTCTATCTTCTTCTGAGTTTGGTGCGTACGACGCGGCCAAAAGAATGACATCCTGGAAGAATAATCACAGCGTTAAGCGTTTGTTTAGCTCCACAACATCTGTCAAAGGTAATGCCAGTCTGTCATTGGCTCAATTTTTCCGTGGCTCAAAAAAGTTTCTGCATTTCACACTGCAGCCTAATAATCACTTCATTTTACTATGTGGCTCCAACGAAATACCTACAATTTCCCCACAAAATCCAACAAGAAAAGAAGAGCACTTTTCTTGTTCTAATTTTGATTCTCCACCGCTCTTCAAATTAAAGGAGTGCCATATATTTTCTTGAGTTTAAAAGGCAGTAAAATGTCCTTTTTGTAATATAAACTATTACCAATTCTAAACATTCATAccttatttttgaaaattatcaTATTAGTACCTCAATCTGAAGTTTTGATTTCTTTAATTTAGTCCATTAACATCGTTAATGactttatttttgaaaaaatttgacggGTAATTATGTCCATTGTTTGTGGTAAAATAACTTGTTTGGAGATAAACAAGATATTTGGCACCAAATGGCTCACTAAAACACAACACGTAAACATGGCGGGAACTAAACGAACGAAACTACCATCAATTGGTGGGAAATGAAACTACTGTCGTGTAAGGAACTAAAATTGGTTtgagatacaaaattggaatactaaTGTGACAGTTTGCAATTATGAAGTTTGGACGTTTTAGATTGAAGAACAGTTAAAAAGTTGTTTAGGTAAATCTTCTTGCATGTCGataatttataaatcataGGACATGAACTATCCACCGAGACATGCGAGAATATAGATGAAAAGATGTGCGAGCCGTCAAGGATGACTTGCAGCTGGCCTATCGGGACACCATAAACATTTCCCACTTCAATTCAACATCAACCCGTCGAGATCATTGCAGTAAAAGGCTGTAAAAGCATTATAAACAAGAACACTACCTGTGCATTTTCCATATCTTTTGTACGACGAAGCCGACCTGCCCGACGGGTGAGACGATCAAAATCTAACCTTCAGCTTCGAGAGCTGTTTCACTCGCACAAGTAGAGTGCGTTTGTCGCATGTATCAGAGTCAGTAATGATGACTCCAGCCTCCGGGTTTCTGTGGTTCTCATTTCTTTCGTATACTTAAGAAGGAAGACATttcattctcaaaaaaaaaagaaaaaggaagacatTTCTGAGAAGCTGTGTTTGACTGTTGTCTGTAACAGAATGGCTTTATGAACAAGGATGCTATTGAAACCCTATTAATAGTAATCTCACAGCAATTAGATTACAATGTGGCTCAGACCAAAAACCCACCCACTTGCTCAACCCACCTTAGATTTCCCACTTGCCCCCCTGAATTCCTACGGTCTTTGAAGAACCCTGAAACCCTTCTGTTGGTTAGACCATTCATCCAAGTTTGTGTTTCATAATCAAGTGGAGTAGGTTTTGAGGTTTGAGTTAGCTGTTCTTGTTCTGCTTTGGGATTTCTATGGAGAAGTACGAGGTAGTGAAAGATATTGGGTCTGGGAACTTTGGTGTTGCAAGGCTGGTGAGAGACAAGTGTACCAACGAGCTCTTGGCTGTTAAGTTCATTGAGAGAGGCACTAAGGTGTGATTCTTCACATCTTCTTTACCTTTTATGCTCTTTTTCTGTGTTTCTGAGTTTTCTGGGTACTgggtcctttttttttttcaaccctTTGTTTTGGTGTTGCAGATAGATGAAAATGTTCTAAGGGAGATCATGAACCACAGATCCTTGAAGCATCCCAATATCGTTCAATTCAAAGAGGTAAGTAAGTAGGTGAATTTATCCacaatttaatttattatgtaATTCCCTTGCAAGCACCATAATGAGATCTGAATTACATTTCCCATCTAATCTCCATTTCCAATACAAAAATTCATGTTCCATCATATTTTCCCCTGTTTTGAAGTTGTTTGTAAATCAAATAAACTTTATTCAaaatctataattaatgaaCCAAATTGCTCACGATATGTCAAGAATCAGGACAGGAGAAAATTATCagagaggaggagaagatATGAGAATGAGTTTGCCTGCAACTTTTATAGCATGTCTTAGTACACAAGTATTTTGCATTGACAGATAGTGATTTACATCTTCTTTATCAATTCTTTATCTCCGTTTCAGAAGTAACTGTTTTCCTGGTCTAATATATAATACATCCTAAACATGTTTATACCATGCTTAAATTGGTACCTAGTAAAGTAGTAAGTAGTAATCAGTTCTTTTCGATTATAGGTACCTGGTAATCATCTGTTATCAccaatgtgaaaaaaaaaattacctcTACTTCCACAGCATTCTGTTGATATGAAGTGGATATGGAATTATAACCATAGTTTTACAGGTTTTATGTGTAAGAGTATTGATATCTCTTTTCCGCAGATATTGCTGACACCGACTCATCTAGCCATTGTAATGGAGTATGCTGCTGGAGGAGAACTTTATGACAGAATAGTCAAGGCTGTTAGGTTTAGTGAGAATGAGGTAATGCTATTTTGGAGAGGGTTGAATTATGTTTTGTGGACAGTTTATTTAGTTGGAATATGGGTACTTTACAGGTTCCATGTAAATGAATCAATTTAAATTGTCTTCAACCTTTACTTTCTAGTAGGGAATAAGATACATTTCCAATCGAAAGTAATTTTCACTTCATTATATAGCTAAAACCTAAATGTTTGCAACCATATTTGCATCAGGCAAGGTTTTTCTTCCAGCAATTGATATCAGGAGTTCGTTACTGTCATGAAATGGTATGTAAAAAGTTTCCGTAGTATGTTGTGTAAAgctgtttcttttttcttataaTCTTTTGTAGTATTGACTatattaatgaaataaatcatTTTCGCTGCAGCAAATATGTCATAGGGACCTTAAGCTTGAAAATACACTCTTAGATGACAGCGCAGCGCCTCGtgtgaaaatatgtgattttggatACTCAAAGGTATTCCACAAATCCAAGAGATCTGCGATTAGCCGATTAGGAGTTTGGGGTATTGTGACTTTAAtttaatatttctcactttggtTTGTagtcattactgagttctctgCCAAAGTCTACTGTGGGAACACCTGCTTATATTGCACCTGAAGTTTTATCTAAAAAAGAATATAATGGACAGGTAAGTGCAAATTTAAATTCTTGTGCCTTCTCATCAGaactattattttcttttgtgtgGATTATGGACATTTATATTCTTATAGATTGCTGATGTTTGGTCATGTGGAGTCACATTATATGTCATGCTCGTTGGAGCATATCCCTTTGAAGATCCGAAGGACCCTATGAACTTCAGAAAAACAATTCGGGTGAGTAGGCGTTACAATTCTCACCTGTCCATCGTATCCCTTGTTTACTGAGTTAAGAGTTAAAACCCTTATATATCTTCTGGCAGCGGATCCTTACTGTACGCTATGCAATCCCAGATAGTGTCCGAGTTTCTGTTGAGTGTAGACACCTGTTGTCTAGGATTTTTGTTGTCAACCCGGAAAAGGTAACGTGGCTTTCATTTCAGTGTTGATTACTTGATTTGCTAGATATATTAGACTTAAATATGCATATCAGCCTTATCAGGAGCCTCTTTCAATCTTGGTTTCCCTACTCATATTGCAAACATCAGGTCTCGCACACACATTTCATGGTGAAACTTATCTAACCAGATAGATTTTTCATTGTGGGCTCTCCTTATCTCTATGCAGAGAATAACACTTCCGGAACTTATGACTCATCGTTGGTTTGCAAAGAACTTACCTCTGGAGCTGAAGGAAGGAGGAAGCTGGGAGACTAATGCTGTAAACACTCCATCCCAAAGCATTGAACAAGTTCTGTCCATCATAAAAGAGGCAAGAAAACCACTGAAGGTCCCAACTGTCAGTAGGTTTTGCGTTGGAAGCAGCATGGCTATTGATGATGCTGATGTTGGTGAAGGTACATAATCGTGTGGTGATTGTTGTATGCCAAGTATGAGCTATTGAAGTGTACACATTTGCCCTGTGTACATGGCTCTTTTGATTAATCTATAATCCTGTGTTGCTGTAACTATAGGGCTTCTTATTGTAAAAGCGCACACGTTTTAAACGATTTAGCTGAAAATAGCACACCCCTTCCATCAGTTCCATGTTCAGTTTGGTGTTTATGGACACCAATCAGTACATCTGATGATGACATGACATTAGCGATAGAATTTGAAGACATAAAGACTCATGAACTTGCTCTGTTTTCTTCCCCTTACCAGGCCCCCCTATGGTTTTTACTAatttgtttgcattttctacCCACGGACTGATACATTGTTACCCCAATTAGTGAAATTGCTGGAACCCAAAGTCAATAATTGGGTGAGGCTTAAATCTTTCCTGTGGCAATAAGAGCAAACAGAAAAATCAATAGGAGCTGAGCTAACCATTTTTcagatccaaaaaaaaaaaaaagctaacCAGTTGTGGTGGTTGATTGGTTTTGTACTGTAACCAATGTTATGGTTTGAGTGCTGATGTTGTTAGATTGTCATTTTCTCAACAACAAACTGAAGGCTATTCGCTTACATTTTTCTTTGCATCTCAAGGATTAAACTAGTGGGGATTAAAGTGGAGCGCATCGCACTACAAAAACTGGAGTCAAATCAATCAACTCCACTTCACTTTGAAGCCAGAAAAAGTTTGTTGGTTTAGTAACGACAAGACCGGTACAAATTAGAACCGCACTTATGGTTTAGTAAATTTTCAATCAAACTCATTATCGCTAAATGACTTGAGAGTTCATTAGAATTTGACTTATGGTGAACTATGTACCTCGCAAAAGAAGCCAGGTTGCTCATCATCTGGCTGCATATGCGTCTTCTTTGACGTAGGATGAGTTTATCTTTTCAGCtcctcattttcttcaatctGCAATATCAGCAAAATTTTGTATGGTTTAAGGGCAGTCAATTCGATTAGAAAAAATCAACTTATGACACTTCAATTTTGTTATACTATATAATTCTCAATACTTGTTAGTTTCGTATATAAGATAGCTATCGTatacaaataattaatttcaacTCATCAAGTATGTAGACATACTTAAGTATTGAGTATCTCCTCACAATGGTCTTTCAAGTTGCTACTCAACTTTCTCGGTTTTAGCCTAATTATTATACAAGACAATTGTTATTTAAGTCACGTTAAAGTTGTACCGCGTAGGttgtattttgactatgtAGCTCAATTctctcaaaagaaaaaagaaaaaaaaggaaaaaagcactattttttttcgataaaaaaagaaaagaaaagagcatTATTATTGGTCACAGGTTTCATGTTGATGtagtctcttttttttttttcactgcATCAAAGTGAAACGTGGAAATTCACATTATTGTCAGTCGCCCTCAGCAAAACGGAACACACACTAAGAAGTCAATCGTGTGTAAAAGCAGGAGTGGAAGACGCGACCCCATAATTAGAAGCAGCACTGCCCTAAATTTGGAAAACATTAGTAAAATCGATCTGCAGCTTTCATGGCCTCACATGATGATtatcatcttctttttttcaatATGCTTTCACAGCCACAGGTTTTGTCGCATGTTGCAGTAGTCAATCAATTTCTCCAGCTCTCTGCGGCTGAAAAATAAATCTCAATCGTTGAAAGATTTTACATACAGATTTGTCCTCACCAAGCCAACAGTGGCCAAAACACGAAAAAATATCTACCGTCTCACTTACCTATCTGgctatcttttccattctggtCTAGAAAACCTCTCTCTCAAGTCTCGAAGTGCTTCTATTATTAGCTTCAACCTAAACACCCTTTTGCGGTTATTTAATGCAAGTTGGTTGTTTAACAAAGAATTAAGACTGGTTTGAGTTTTGGATTCCATGGAGAGGTATGAGATTTTGAAGGATGTTGGAGCTGGGAATTTTGCGGTGACTAAGTTGGTCAGAGAAAAGTGTAGCGGACAACTCTATGCTGTTAAGTTGATTGAGAGAGGCAAGAAGGTTTGCTATCTGGCTTCTTCTgtcttattcttcttcactGCAGGCTAgggttttctgggttttcctTATCTTATTGTTCTGGGTTTTGCAGATAGATGAAAATGTGCAGAGGGAGATCATGAACCACAGATCCTTGAAGCACCCCAATATTGTTGAATTCAAAGAGGTTAGTTAATAAGTTTTGACTTTAGTGAATGTTAATGTTGGATTGACCAATATTGGTACGTGATAATTCTGTTTCTTCCCCTATATTTGCATGTTCCTTTCCTTTGCATTGACAGATAGTGAAGCTATACATCTTCTGTATCAGTTTCGCTTGAGCAGTGTAATCAAgtatcatcatcatttttgcTTAAGTGGGTACCTGAAACCATTTGTTAAAGACCAAAAAAACCTCTAAAGATTTGATCTTTACTTCATCCACTCTATGTTCAAATTGAATGGAGGCTAATTCATGAAGATCGGTGTTTGAAGATTTCTAAGGTATTTTTTGTCCAGGTCCTGCTGACACCAACTCATCTAGGTATTGTAATGGAGTATGCTGC containing:
- the LOC126793946 gene encoding serine/threonine-protein kinase SAPK2-like codes for the protein MEKYEVVKDIGSGNFGVARLVRDKCTNELLAVKFIERGTKIDENVLREIMNHRSLKHPNIVQFKEILLTPTHLAIVMEYAAGGELYDRIVKAVRFSENEARFFFQQLISGVRYCHEMQICHRDLKLENTLLDDSAAPRVKICDFGYSKSLLSSLPKSTVGTPAYIAPEVLSKKEYNGQIADVWSCGVTLYVMLVGAYPFEDPKDPMNFRKTIRRILTVRYAIPDSVRVSVECRHLLSRIFVVNPEKRITLPELMTHRWFAKNLPLELKEGGSWETNAVNTPSQSIEQVLSIIKEARKPLKVPTVSRFCVGSSMAIDDADVGEGT